In Salmo salar chromosome ssa03, Ssal_v3.1, whole genome shotgun sequence, a single genomic region encodes these proteins:
- the LOC106601217 gene encoding GTPase IMAP family member 7-like — MANSCGTVEMASLECAASNLACEASPEPDSGALRMVLVGKTGTGRSSSGNTILGRQAFRVDISSCSVTGQCDRQSGAVAGRNLTVVDTPGFFNTRLSPQEVTAEAGRCVVLSAPGPHSFLVTLQPGRFTQEERDALEWVKATFGPGVLRYTVVLFTWGDQLQGKSMEDFLKESQELQEFVSRCQGGYHVFNNSNKITDCTQVTELLEKIDKMMTQNGGGCYTNLMYQEAERAIREVQEGILGERRMTPLKQEEDGVKTGPEPQGPEAERMRRREAEERRREEEEARKKAEKLFWCELVSALGKGAAEGAGVTSKGKGKAVKKVKAIERAAALATTPLSITSAAKVVGGAVREGSKVLYKHRKTLLH, encoded by the exons ATGGCTAACTCATGTGGGACAGTGGAGATGGCGTCATTGGAATGTGCTGCCTCGAATCTGG CATGTGAAGCATCACCGGAGCCTGACAGTGGGGCGCTGAGGATGGTACTGGTGGGGAAGACAGGCACAGGGAGAAGCTCTTCTGGTAACACCATCCTAGGGAGGCAGGCATTCCGGGTGGACATCTCTTCATGTTCTGTAACTggtcagtgtgacagacagagtggagCTGTGGCTGGGAGGAACCTCACTGTGGTCGACACCCCAGGGTTCTTCAACACGCGCCTCTCCCCTCAGGAGGTGACAGCTGAGGCAGGACGCTGTGTGGTGCTGTCCGCCCCTGGCCCCCACTCCTTCCTGGTGACCCTTCAGCCTGGCAGGTTCACTCAGGAGGAGCGGGATGCCCTGGAATGGGTCAAGGCAACTTTTGGACCAGGAGTCCTCAGATACACAGTAGTACTGTTCACCTGGGGTGACCAGCTTCAGGGAAAAAGCATGGAAGACTTCCTGAAGGAGAGCCAGGAGCTCCAGGAGTTTGTAAGTAGATGTCAAGGGGGATACCATGTCTTTAACAACAGCAACAAGATAACAGACTGCACTCAGGTCACAGAGCTCCTGGAGAAGATAGACAAGATGATGACGCAGAACGGAGGTGGCTGTTACACCAACCTGATGTACCAGGAGGCAGAGAGAGCCATCAGAGAAGTGCAGGAAGGAATtctgggagagagaaggatgacTCCATTGAAGCAGGAGGAGGATGGGGTGAAGACAGGGCCAGAGCCTCAGGGACCGGAGGCAGAGAGAATGAGAAGGAGGgaagcggaggagaggagaagagaggaagaggaagccaGAAAGAAGGCAGAGAAGTTGTTCTGGTGTGAGCTGGTGTCTGCCCTGGGAAAGGGGGCGGCAGAGGGAGCTGGAGTAACAagcaaagggaaagggaaagcaGTGAAAAAGGTTAAGGCGATAGAGAGGGCAGCAGCTTTGGCTACCACACCGCTGTCAATCACATCAGCTGCCAAAGTGGTGGGAGGAGCTGTGAGAGAGGGAAGTAAAGTGCTTTACAAACACCGCAAAACTCTCCTACACTGA